One genomic region from Halococcus qingdaonensis encodes:
- the uppS gene encoding polyprenyl diphosphate synthase produces the protein MASRTHSLLNQAYERLLEREIDGAPTHVAVIQDGNRRYADEHGQDAADGHRAGAETTEAVLDWCAQIGVEELTLYTFSTENFDRSADERDHLFSLLEEKLREFADAERVHEREVRIRAIGETDRLPDDLRDAIDYAETKTADYDALQLNIALAYGGRAELLSAARDVARTVEAGDTAPGDIDAETIERRLYAGPARDVDLIIRTGGDERTSNFLPWHANGNEAAVFFCTPYWPAFAKKDFLRAIRTYESREQSWRRTRARRALALVRAVGGAELDEARAIVDRFREYLPRGELDGVEHNANETEPTTAD, from the coding sequence ATGGCCTCGCGCACGCACAGCCTGCTGAACCAAGCCTACGAGCGCCTTCTCGAACGCGAGATCGACGGCGCACCCACGCACGTCGCCGTCATTCAGGACGGCAACCGACGCTACGCGGACGAACACGGCCAGGACGCCGCCGACGGCCACCGTGCCGGTGCCGAAACCACCGAGGCGGTGCTCGACTGGTGTGCACAGATCGGCGTCGAGGAGCTCACCCTCTACACGTTCTCGACGGAGAACTTCGACCGCTCGGCCGACGAGCGCGACCATCTCTTCTCACTGCTCGAAGAGAAACTCCGCGAATTCGCCGACGCCGAGCGCGTCCACGAACGCGAAGTGCGGATCCGGGCCATCGGCGAGACCGACCGACTGCCCGACGATCTCCGTGACGCCATCGACTACGCCGAGACGAAGACTGCCGACTACGACGCTCTCCAGCTCAACATCGCGCTCGCCTACGGCGGCCGTGCCGAACTGTTGAGCGCGGCCCGCGACGTCGCACGCACGGTCGAAGCCGGTGATACTGCCCCGGGTGACATCGACGCCGAGACGATCGAGCGCCGCCTCTACGCCGGTCCCGCCCGCGACGTGGACCTCATCATCCGCACGGGGGGCGACGAGCGCACCTCGAACTTCCTGCCGTGGCACGCCAACGGCAACGAGGCGGCGGTCTTCTTCTGCACACCCTACTGGCCCGCTTTCGCCAAGAAGGACTTCCTGCGCGCGATCCGCACCTACGAATCACGCGAGCAGTCGTGGCGACGCACCCGCGCGCGGCGCGCGCTCGCACTGGTTCGTGCGGTGGGCGGCGCGGAACTCGACGAGGCGCGCGCCATCGTCGATCGCTTCCGCGAATATCTCCCACGCGGCGAACTCGACGGTGTCGAGCACAACGCGAACGAGACCGAACCGACGACGGCCGACTGA
- a CDS encoding undecaprenyl diphosphate synthase family protein, whose translation MGLYDRYLAARIRRTEAPLPGCVAVVIAERDLLEDGAYRTVEEFFEWAFEYDADCVLVYVSVLDTGAVPAIRRVFERCDAPRELAVRGPDDDERADAPINVSIGLGGKHEFAAAVRGAATAVEAGTLAPEEIDAETIEDRLVFPTAPDLVIKTGAERLSDFMIWQSVYSELYFTDVNWRDFRKREYLRALRDYQSRQRRYGQ comes from the coding sequence GTGGGACTGTACGACCGCTATCTCGCCGCTCGCATCCGCCGCACCGAGGCCCCGCTGCCGGGCTGTGTCGCGGTCGTCATCGCCGAGCGCGATCTGCTTGAAGACGGTGCCTATCGAACGGTCGAGGAGTTCTTCGAGTGGGCCTTCGAGTACGACGCCGACTGCGTGCTGGTCTACGTGAGCGTGCTCGATACGGGCGCGGTGCCGGCCATCCGTCGGGTGTTCGAGCGCTGTGACGCCCCGCGCGAACTCGCCGTTCGCGGTCCGGACGACGACGAGCGCGCCGACGCACCGATCAACGTGAGCATCGGTCTCGGCGGCAAACACGAGTTCGCGGCGGCCGTTCGCGGCGCGGCCACGGCTGTCGAGGCCGGTACGCTCGCACCCGAGGAGATCGACGCCGAGACGATCGAGGATCGACTCGTCTTTCCGACCGCCCCCGATCTCGTCATCAAGACGGGTGCCGAACGGCTCTCGGATTTCATGATCTGGCAGTCGGTCTACTCGGAGCTGTACTTCACCGACGTGAACTGGCGCGATTTCCGCAAGCGCGAGTATCTCCGCGCGCTGCGGGATTATCAAAGCCGACAGCGCCGGTACGGACAGTAA
- a CDS encoding DUF92 domain-containing protein encodes MTWPLRRAGAFALVGALSLAAPLLGPAAAAPFVVVAALAAFVVEDGPAFELFARPGDHEERTLYGLAGFALAAAGLALFVPLFGMPVFVFVASVLVLSGGNLAEAAARQRRHEPVAATVAFVVGGTLAGVLGQFVVGLAAPAPSPALAVFFAASAALLGALVRLALFVRDDPLVLFSMGLLLWLLAALEPTISPIGVALALLVTAGFGALAYALDTASITGMVTGVLAGLLMVVLGGFGWFALLITFFGGGGLAGKFRYDRKRKRGLAEGNDGARGSANVLANSAVALGAVLAYAASPMLPLTASPFVFAFAGSLAAAMADTLSSEIGGLFDTPRLITTFEPVPPGTDGGVTWQGVVAGLFGAVLIAVLGFLFLPISPAGAIVVALAGIAGMVVDSLLGARFENRAVGDLFAGVLAGLAFADRRIGNQTVNFLATLAAALVCAALAAATGLAAL; translated from the coding sequence GTGACGTGGCCTCTCCGGCGGGCGGGCGCGTTCGCGCTCGTCGGCGCGCTCTCGCTCGCCGCCCCGCTGTTGGGACCGGCCGCCGCCGCTCCCTTCGTGGTCGTCGCCGCGCTCGCGGCGTTCGTCGTCGAGGACGGGCCGGCCTTCGAACTGTTCGCCCGGCCCGGCGATCACGAGGAGCGCACGCTCTATGGCCTGGCGGGCTTCGCGCTCGCGGCGGCCGGCCTCGCGCTGTTCGTCCCCCTGTTCGGCATGCCCGTCTTCGTCTTCGTCGCCAGCGTGCTCGTACTCTCCGGTGGCAACCTCGCCGAGGCGGCGGCTCGCCAGCGCCGACACGAACCCGTCGCCGCCACGGTCGCGTTCGTCGTTGGCGGAACACTCGCAGGCGTGCTCGGCCAGTTCGTCGTCGGGCTCGCCGCCCCGGCACCGTCGCCCGCGCTCGCGGTCTTCTTCGCCGCGAGCGCCGCGCTGCTCGGCGCGCTGGTTCGCCTCGCGCTGTTCGTCCGCGACGACCCGCTCGTGCTGTTCTCGATGGGATTGTTGCTCTGGCTGCTGGCCGCGCTCGAACCGACGATCAGCCCGATCGGTGTCGCGCTCGCGCTCCTCGTCACGGCCGGTTTCGGCGCGCTCGCCTACGCGCTCGACACCGCGTCGATCACCGGGATGGTGACGGGCGTGCTCGCGGGACTGCTGATGGTCGTTCTCGGCGGGTTCGGCTGGTTCGCGCTGCTCATCACATTCTTCGGCGGCGGCGGGCTCGCCGGCAAGTTCCGCTACGATCGGAAGCGAAAGCGCGGACTGGCCGAGGGCAACGACGGCGCGCGTGGCAGCGCCAACGTGCTCGCGAACTCCGCGGTCGCGCTCGGTGCCGTGCTGGCCTACGCCGCGAGCCCGATGTTGCCGCTCACGGCCAGCCCCTTCGTGTTCGCCTTCGCCGGCTCGCTCGCCGCGGCGATGGCCGACACGCTGTCGAGCGAGATCGGCGGGCTGTTCGACACGCCCCGACTCATCACGACGTTCGAACCCGTCCCACCGGGCACCGACGGCGGCGTGACGTGGCAGGGGGTCGTCGCAGGCCTGTTCGGCGCGGTGCTCATCGCCGTTCTCGGCTTCCTCTTCCTCCCGATCTCGCCAGCGGGCGCGATCGTCGTCGCACTCGCGGGCATCGCCGGCATGGTCGTCGACAGTCTACTCGGTGCGCGCTTCGAGAACCGAGCGGTCGGCGATCTGTTCGCCGGTGTGCTCGCCGGTCTCGCGTTCGCCGACCGCCGTATCGGCAATCAGACGGTGAACTTCCTCGCCACGCTCGCGGCCGCGCTGGTCTGTGCAGCGCTCGCCGCGGCTACCGGTCTCGCGGCGCTATGA
- a CDS encoding GNAT family N-acetyltransferase produces the protein MSHRIRSATPADRPRLLAIQSASLASTWPELLETAITGPGRVLVSGQTAVGYALAVGSDPTHLAELAVAPGHRNAGHGSALLKAVLDDADDCRLTARADDERARRFYERHGFRIDRFLPDHYEHGDGVAMVYQSDDRS, from the coding sequence ATGAGCCATCGGATCAGATCGGCCACGCCCGCCGATCGCCCGCGCCTGCTCGCCATCCAATCGGCATCGCTCGCATCGACCTGGCCGGAGCTGCTCGAAACGGCGATCACCGGACCCGGACGCGTGCTCGTTTCGGGTCAGACGGCCGTCGGCTACGCACTCGCGGTCGGCAGTGATCCGACGCATCTCGCCGAGCTCGCCGTCGCGCCCGGCCATCGCAACGCGGGCCACGGCTCGGCGCTGCTGAAGGCCGTTCTCGACGATGCTGACGACTGTCGGCTCACCGCACGCGCGGACGACGAGCGTGCGCGACGGTTCTACGAGCGCCACGGCTTCCGAATCGATCGTTTCCTTCCCGATCACTACGAACACGGCGACGGCGTGGCAATGGTGTATCAGTCGGACGACCGGAGCTGA
- the dnaG gene encoding DNA primase DnaG has protein sequence MEDTDKYLIHADVTADGVVERNDVVGAIFGQTEGLLGTDLDLRTLQQSSKVGRIDVSINSQNGQSFGRITIASGLDRVETAILAASLETIERIGPCRSTVDVERIEDVRAAKRREVVERAKGLLGAFEESTMSSAELVEQVRESSRTGEVVEYEGLPAGPRVADGDAITVVEGRADVVVLLEYGIKNAVAVEGTNVPDAVAALTTERTTTAFLDGDRGGDLILKELAQVGEVEYVAVAPAGKSVEDLSREEVHEALRGKVAHELVAEAGSPREAVAATDGSARPAPATDRAAPATAEPAVSEPGETTTAEGEPSPARPPPTDAGSGAAVESAVEPTGEATADPTESVDEDESAAESEPSSEEAVEETDEPATLGAHVRGVIDDETDQARLLDGDFSVIGTVPAAETFDAVAEASAVPVAVVIDGELDQRVLDVAAQRGVEQIVARSTGEFVKRPTDVRVRTADQLRSSD, from the coding sequence ATGGAGGATACGGACAAATACCTGATTCACGCGGACGTCACCGCCGACGGGGTCGTCGAGCGCAACGACGTCGTCGGTGCGATCTTCGGCCAGACGGAGGGACTCCTGGGCACCGATCTCGACTTACGGACGCTCCAGCAGTCCTCGAAGGTCGGCCGGATCGACGTCAGCATCAACTCACAGAACGGCCAGTCGTTCGGCCGCATCACCATCGCCAGCGGACTCGACAGGGTCGAGACCGCCATTCTCGCGGCGTCGCTCGAAACGATCGAACGCATCGGCCCCTGTCGCTCGACGGTCGACGTCGAGCGCATCGAGGACGTCCGGGCCGCGAAACGCCGCGAGGTCGTCGAGCGCGCCAAAGGGCTCCTCGGGGCCTTCGAGGAGAGCACGATGAGTTCGGCCGAACTCGTCGAACAGGTCCGCGAGAGCTCACGCACCGGCGAGGTCGTCGAATACGAGGGGCTACCGGCCGGGCCACGAGTGGCCGACGGCGACGCGATCACCGTCGTCGAGGGGCGCGCCGACGTGGTCGTCCTCCTCGAGTACGGCATCAAGAACGCCGTCGCCGTCGAGGGGACCAACGTGCCCGACGCGGTCGCGGCGCTCACGACCGAGCGCACGACGACGGCGTTTCTCGACGGCGACCGCGGCGGCGATCTCATCCTGAAGGAGCTCGCCCAGGTCGGCGAGGTGGAGTACGTCGCGGTCGCACCCGCCGGCAAGAGCGTCGAGGACCTCTCGCGCGAGGAGGTCCACGAGGCGCTGCGCGGAAAGGTCGCCCACGAGCTCGTCGCCGAGGCGGGCAGCCCCCGCGAGGCCGTCGCCGCGACCGACGGCAGCGCACGACCCGCGCCCGCGACCGACCGCGCCGCACCCGCGACGGCCGAGCCGGCGGTTTCGGAACCTGGAGAAACGACGACCGCCGAGGGCGAGCCATCACCCGCTCGCCCACCCCCGACGGACGCCGGGAGCGGGGCAGCCGTCGAGTCGGCCGTCGAACCGACCGGCGAAGCGACAGCCGACCCGACCGAATCGGTCGACGAGGACGAATCGGCGGCCGAGAGCGAACCTTCGTCGGAGGAAGCGGTCGAGGAGACCGACGAACCGGCGACGCTCGGCGCACACGTCCGGGGCGTCATCGACGACGAAACCGATCAGGCACGGCTGCTCGACGGCGATTTTTCCGTCATTGGGACCGTCCCGGCCGCGGAGACGTTCGACGCGGTCGCGGAGGCGTCGGCGGTGCCCGTGGCAGTGGTGATCGACGGCGAGCTCGACCAGCGCGTGCTCGACGTGGCCGCCCAGCGCGGCGTCGAGCAGATCGTCGCACGCTCGACCGGCGAATTCGTCAAGCGACCGACCGACGTGCGCGTGCGGACCGCCGATCAGCTCCGGTCGTCCGACTGA